Proteins co-encoded in one Zymomonas mobilis subsp. mobilis ATCC 10988 genomic window:
- a CDS encoding portal protein produces MSLDIDSNIDLKEKQADFLLSNHELLAVLREKADQAESWHNSLLAEDQANAIDFYEARPFGDEEDGRSQVVSPDVAEVVDYMTISLLRTIVSGDRVIEFEPIAAEQAQDADDATEAVSYAFMHGQDGYKILHDWIQSGLIEKIGIIKTAVLSERRATIRHITVDDDALAALLMEAEDNPDIQITLNSDNGSGQYEVTVTRYQLQKRYVDMPIPSEEYRVSARTRHEDDADYQAHVSYKTLSDLISMGFDRDIVESLPSDKSFPNSDGRSDARWRDESFLSGSSDQANREVLLYEEYVRIDRDGDGIAELLQIFRVKDVLLSIEEVDEAPFVVWTPFPRAHRMIGNSLAEKVMDIQRVKSVLMRQALDGVYQTNAPRMAVNVDGLTEDTFDDLLTIRPGAIVRYRGGIPPTPLNAGFDIQKSLGMIEYMQSAQESRTGITRLNQGLDADSLNKTATGQALLQAQGQQMEEYVARNFAQSLGRLFQKKLWLMIASGDPMAIKVEGLYKTVDPALWPPDMRVRVTVGLGSGRKDQRLAYRQQLLSIQQQALAVGLTGSKQIYNNIAAMIRDCGLGNPTDYLIDPDIRLAGNQAENPVNNNSAAAQNSSGSVGNNPDYTELKARQDINLQGQKMAADQERSMAEFALKKQETEAKLAMQQEEHKQRLALVREKAEEEAILARQRSDFEASLAKETADRNYQIALKLAEAGKNIPADKKGDRVPQNKAGGALDK; encoded by the coding sequence ATGTCTTTGGATATTGATAGCAATATAGATTTGAAAGAAAAACAGGCGGATTTCTTACTTTCTAACCATGAGTTATTAGCGGTCTTGCGCGAAAAAGCCGATCAAGCAGAAAGCTGGCATAATAGTTTACTGGCTGAAGATCAGGCCAATGCTATCGATTTTTATGAAGCGCGACCCTTTGGGGATGAAGAGGACGGTCGGAGTCAGGTCGTTAGTCCCGATGTCGCCGAGGTAGTCGATTATATGACGATCAGCCTGTTACGGACGATTGTGTCAGGCGATCGCGTGATTGAATTCGAGCCGATAGCCGCCGAGCAAGCGCAAGATGCCGACGATGCGACCGAGGCGGTCAGCTATGCTTTTATGCATGGACAGGACGGCTATAAAATCTTGCATGACTGGATACAGTCGGGATTGATTGAAAAAATAGGCATTATCAAAACCGCGGTCCTATCGGAAAGACGTGCTACAATCCGTCATATTACTGTCGATGATGATGCCTTGGCAGCTCTGTTGATGGAGGCCGAGGATAATCCCGATATTCAGATTACCTTGAATAGTGACAATGGTAGCGGCCAATATGAGGTAACCGTTACCCGTTATCAGCTTCAAAAACGCTATGTCGATATGCCGATTCCGTCCGAAGAATATCGCGTTTCGGCCAGAACCCGCCATGAAGATGATGCTGATTATCAGGCGCATGTCAGTTATAAAACGCTGTCTGATCTTATTTCGATGGGGTTCGATCGCGATATTGTTGAGAGCCTACCAAGTGATAAGAGTTTTCCCAATAGCGATGGCCGTTCTGATGCCAGATGGCGGGATGAATCCTTTCTGTCTGGCAGCAGCGATCAAGCCAATCGCGAAGTTCTCTTATATGAAGAATATGTCCGCATCGATCGGGATGGCGACGGCATTGCTGAATTATTGCAGATTTTTCGGGTAAAAGATGTCTTACTTTCGATTGAAGAAGTAGACGAAGCGCCCTTTGTCGTTTGGACACCTTTCCCGCGCGCCCATCGGATGATTGGTAATTCTTTGGCCGAGAAGGTTATGGATATCCAGCGGGTTAAGTCAGTGCTGATGCGTCAGGCTTTGGATGGGGTTTACCAGACCAATGCGCCCCGTATGGCGGTAAATGTCGATGGTTTAACCGAAGATACTTTTGACGATTTATTGACAATTAGACCCGGGGCGATTGTCCGTTATCGGGGTGGCATTCCACCAACGCCGTTAAATGCCGGTTTCGATATCCAAAAATCTTTGGGTATGATCGAGTATATGCAGTCGGCTCAGGAAAGCCGGACGGGGATTACCCGTCTTAATCAGGGATTGGATGCTGACAGTCTTAATAAAACCGCGACTGGTCAGGCCTTGCTTCAGGCGCAAGGGCAGCAAATGGAAGAATATGTTGCCCGCAATTTTGCACAAAGTCTTGGGCGGTTATTCCAAAAGAAATTATGGCTGATGATTGCATCGGGCGATCCGATGGCGATCAAGGTTGAAGGTCTGTATAAAACGGTTGATCCGGCTTTGTGGCCGCCGGATATGCGCGTGCGTGTCACGGTCGGATTGGGATCGGGGCGAAAAGATCAGCGTTTGGCCTATCGTCAGCAGTTGTTATCTATTCAGCAACAGGCGTTGGCCGTTGGTTTAACCGGTTCCAAGCAGATTTATAATAATATCGCCGCGATGATCCGAGATTGTGGTTTGGGTAATCCGACTGATTATTTGATTGATCCTGATATTCGCTTGGCAGGTAATCAGGCTGAAAATCCTGTGAATAATAATTCGGCTGCAGCGCAAAATTCTTCTGGCAGTGTAGGAAATAATCCCGATTATACAGAGTTGAAAGCCCGACAAGATATCAATCTTCAAGGGCAGAAAATGGCTGCTGATCAGGAACGGAGTATGGCCGAATTTGCTTTGAAAAAGCAGGAAACCGAGGCCAAGCTGGCGATGCAACAGGAAGAGCATAAACAGCGTTTGGCCTTGGTGCGCGAAAAAGCCGAAGAAGAGGCCATTTTAGCAAGGCAACGTTCCGATTTTGAAGCCTCGCTTGCCAAGGAAACGGCCGATCGTAATTACCAGATCGCTTTGAAATTGGCAGAAGCTGGAAAAAATATTCCAGCGGATAAAAAGGGGGATAGGGTGCCGCAAAACAAAGCAGGGGGCGCATTGGATAAATAA